The Corvus hawaiiensis isolate bCorHaw1 chromosome 10, bCorHaw1.pri.cur, whole genome shotgun sequence genome includes a window with the following:
- the LOC125330789 gene encoding vesicle-associated membrane protein 3-like isoform X1: protein MSVPASTQGPTGAAGAAGPPPATSVSSNKRLQQTQAQVDEVVDIIRMNVDKVLERDQRLSELDNRADALQAGASQFETSAAKLKRKYWWKNCKFISPLEKAKKEDLAQLCSYQPTISVFLC, encoded by the exons GTCTGTTCCAGCTTCTACCCAAGGTCCCACCggtgctgcaggggctgcagggcctcCTCCTGCTACCAGTGTGTCCAGCAACAAGCGGCTGCAGCAGACACAAGCCCAGGTGGACGAG GTGGTTGACATCATTAGAATGAACGTGGATAAGGTGCTGGAAAGAGACCAGAGGCTGTCAGAGCTTGACAACCGGGCAGATGCATTGCAAGCAGGTGCCTCACAGTTTGAGACCAGTGCAGCCAAACTGAAGAGGAAATACTGGTGGAAAAATTGCAAG TTTATTTCTCCActtgaaaaagcaaagaaggaaGACTTGGCACAACTTTGTTCATATCAACCGACGATATCAGTGTTCCTTTGTTGA
- the LOC125330789 gene encoding vesicle-associated membrane protein 2-like isoform X2 yields MSVPASTQGPTGAAGAAGPPPATSVSSNKRLQQTQAQVDEVVDIIRMNVDKVLERDQRLSELDNRADALQAGASQFETSAAKLKRKYWWKNCKMMIILGVVCAVILIIIIIYFST; encoded by the exons GTCTGTTCCAGCTTCTACCCAAGGTCCCACCggtgctgcaggggctgcagggcctcCTCCTGCTACCAGTGTGTCCAGCAACAAGCGGCTGCAGCAGACACAAGCCCAGGTGGACGAG GTGGTTGACATCATTAGAATGAACGTGGATAAGGTGCTGGAAAGAGACCAGAGGCTGTCAGAGCTTGACAACCGGGCAGATGCATTGCAAGCAGGTGCCTCACAGTTTGAGACCAGTGCAGCCAAACTGAAGAGGAAATACTGGTGGAAAAATTGCAAG ATGATGATCATCCTTGGTGTAGTATGCGCAGTCATTCTCATTATAATTATAA TTTATTTCTCCActtga